Sequence from the Desertibacillus haloalkaliphilus genome:
CCTTAGAAAAGGGCGACTACGATTTAGATACTAGAGTAAAAGAAATGTGTGAGAAGTTGCTTGCGAATACAGTTATTGAAGATTATACCTATGAAGTTGAGGAGGTTATTCCCTCATGAAGTTTGCAGTAATCGTATTTCCGGGCTCAAACTGTGATGCTGATATGTTCCATGCCATCAAGGATGAATTAGGGGAAGAGGTTGAGTACGTATGGCATACAGAAGATAATCTTGACCGTTTTGATGGTATTTTACTTCCAGGTGGTTTTTCTTATGGTGACTATTTACGCTCTGGGGCGATTGCTAGATTCGCACGGATTATGGAAGCTGTTAAGCAAGCTGCAGAAGCAGGCAAACCTGTATTAGGTGTATGCAATGGCTTTCAAGTGCTGCTAGAAGCAGGCTTACTGCCAGGTGCTATGAAGCGAAATGAGAACTTGAAGTTTATCTGTCGACAAGTAGAATTGATCGTCGAAAATAATGAAACGATATTTACGACAGGTTATGAAAATCATGAAGTGATCACGATTCCGGTTGCCCATGGTGATGGGAACTATTACTGTGACGATGAGACGTTACAACATTTACTAGATAACAAGCAAATTGTGTTCCGTTATAAAGACAACATCAATGGATCAAGAGATCGCATTGCTGGGGTTTGTAATGAAAACGGCAATGTCCTTGGGATGATGCCTCACCCTGAGCGTGCTGTTGATGAATTACTTGGCAGTGCAGATGGCTTGCAGTTATTTAAATCAATTCTACGAAATTGGAGGGAAACCCATGTCCTTACACCGTGAACCTACACCAGAAATGATTAAAGAACAACGACTCTATACTGAAATGGGGTTATCAGACAAAGAGTTTGAAATGGTAGAAAACATTTTAGGACGGAGACCAAACTATACGGAAACAGGCTTGTTTTCCGTGATGTGGTCTGAACACTGTAGCTATAAAAACTCAAAAGTCGTGCTTAAGAAATTCCCTGTGGATGGGGAAAAGGTGCTGCAAGGGCCTGGTGAAGGTGCAGGAATCATTGATATTGGTGATGAACAAGCGGTTGTATTTAAAATCGAAAGTCATAACCACCCATCAGCGATTGAACCTTATCAAGGAGCTGCTACAGGTGTCGGAGGAATTCTCCGTGATGTGTTTTCAATGGGAGCTCGTCCAATTTCGCTGTTAAATTCACTCCGTTTTGGAGAACTAGATTCACCGAAAGTAAAATATCTTTTTGAAGAAGTGGTCGCAGGGATTGCAGGTTACGGAAACTGTATCGGTGTACCGACCGTTGGTGGTGAGGTTCAGTTCGATCCTTGTTATGAGGGCAACCCGCTCGTTAATGCGATGTGTGTTGGTTTAATCGACCATAAAGACATTCAAAAAGGTCTAGCCAAAGGTGTTGGCAATACGGTGATGTATGTAGGAGCAAGCACAGGTCGAGATGGTATTCATGGAGCGACATTTGCTTCAGAAGAGTTGAGTGAGAACTCAGACGAGAAGAGGCCAGCGGTTCAAGTTGGAGATCCATTTATGGAAAAACTATTACTTGAAGCTTGCTTAGAATTGATTCAATCAGATGCACTTGTCGGTATTCAAGATATGGGAGCTGCGGGCCTAACGTCTTCATCGGCAGAAATGGCTAGTAAAGCTGGCTCAGGGATTGAAATGGACCTTGACAAAGTTCCACAACGTGAAAAAGGTATGACACCATACGAGATGATGCTATCAGAATCGCAAGAACGTATGTTAATCGTCGTTAAAAAAGGTCGAGAGCAAGAGATCAAAGACATTTTTGATCGTTGGGGACTATTATCGACTGAGGTTGGGCGTGTGACTGATGATCAAAGACTACGACTCTACCATAATGGTGAGATTGTTGCCGATGTTCCTGTCGATTCACTAGCTGAAGATGCACCGGTTTATCACCAGCCATCAAGCATGCCAACGTATTACGAGGAGTTTCAAAAGCAAGATGATTTCATTCCTGCTATTAGCGATGTGAAAGAATCGTTTTTAAACTTACTTGCACAGCCGACGGTTGCTAGCAAGGAATGGGTATATGATCAATATGATTACATGGTACAAACAAATACGGTAGTAAGCCCTGGTTCTGATGCAGCTGTTGTTCGGGTTCGTGGAACGAGAAAAGCTCTTGCAATGACGACAGATTGTAATTCACGTTACATCTACTTGGATCCTGAAGTTGGTGGCAAGATTGCAATCGCTGAAGCTGCGCGCAATATTGTTTGTTCTGGAGGTCAACCGTTAGGTGTTACGGATTGCTTAAACTACGGTAGCCCAGAGAACCCGGAAATCTTTTGGCAAATTGAAAAGTCAACAGATGGCATGAGTGAAGCATGCCATACGCTATCAACGCCAGTGATTGGTGGGAATGTCTCGCTTTATAACGAGACAAATGGTGTTGCTGTGTATCCAACACCAGTCATTGGAATGGTTGGCTTAATTGAGGATCTTGACCATATTACAAAGCAGTCCTTTAAGGAGGCCGGAGACCTGATCTACTTAATTGGTGAAACAAAGGCTGAGTTTGGTGGAAGTGAACTGCAAAAGCTTGTGAACTCAGAAATTTCCGGAAAGGCACCAAGCATTGATTTGGAAGATGAGCAAGCGAAACAAGCACAATTGTTAGCAGCGATTCGTGCGGGTGTTGTTGAAAGTGCTCATGATGTCGCTGAAGGCGGTCTAAGTATCGCACTAGCAGAATCAATCATTGACGGAGAAGTAGGTGCGGAGGTGACAATTGACGGAGAAGTTGTTACTGACCTGTTTGCTGAGTCACAGTCACGTTTTATCGTTTCGGTAAAACCTGAAAACCAAGCAACGTTTGAGGAACTTGTCGATGCAAAAGTGATTGGTCGAGTGGTAAGCGAGCCTAGTCTAACGGTTACGCATGAAAACGGCACAAACGTATTACAAGCTTCGACAGAGGAAATTCAAGCGGCCTGGAAAGGAGCTATTCCATGCTTACTGAAATCAAAGGCTTAAACGAAGAATGTGGGGTATTTGCTGTTTGGGGACATAAAGATGCTGCTCAGATTACCTACTATGGACTTCACAGTCTTCAACACCGAGGTCAAGAGGGAGCAGGCATTGTTGTTACTGATGGCGAGGAGCTATCCATTCATAAAGGCTTAGGGCTTGTTACAGAAGCATTTAGTCAAGGGGAGCTTGATACCTTACATGGGAAAGCGGCGATCGGTCATGTTCGCTATGCAACAGCTGGAGGCGGTGGACTTGTTAATTGTCAACCGCTTCTCTTCCAATCGCAAACGGATGGGTTAGCGGTGGCTCACAACGGAAACCTTGTCAACGCGAATGCACTAAAGCATCAACTAGAGGGGCAAGGGAGTATTTTCCAATCGACATCAGATACAGAGGTTGTCGCTCATTTAATTAAGCGTAGTGCCTATCAAAGGACAGAAGATAAATTAAAGAACGCACTTTCGATGATCAAAGGAGCCTATGCCTTTGCAGTATTAACAGAAAACAAGCTCATGATTGCTCTTGATCCAAATGGGTTACGACCATTGTCCATCGGGAGAATCGGTGAAGCTTATGTGGTTGCTTCAGAAACATGTGCGTTCGATGTTGTTGGTGCAACGTATGAACGTGATGTACAGCCTGGTGAATTGCTTGTCATTGATGATGAAGGAATGCGCTCGGAGATGTTTTCAACTTCGACGTCAAGGGCGATTTGTAGTATGGAATACATTTACTTTGCCCGCCCAGATAGTAATATTGATGACATTAATGTTCATACAGCAAGAAAAAACCTAGGTAAGCAACTGGCCATGGAGTATCCGGTTGAAGCAGATGTCGTTACCGGTGTCCCTGATTCAAGTATTTCAGCAGCGATCGGTTACGCAGAGCAGGCTGGGATCCCTTATGAACTTGGCTTAATTAAAAACCGCTATGTTGGACGGACGTTTATTAAGCCATCACAAGAACTAAGAGAGCAAGGCGTGAAGATGAAGTTATCTGCTGTACGTGGAGTCGTTGAAGGCAAGCGTGTGGTCATCATTGATGACTCAATTGTTAGAGGAACAACGAGTCGACGCATTGTGAAGATGTTACGTGAAGCAGGGGCGACCGAAGTTCATGTGCGGATTAGTTCACCACCGATTACGAACCCATGCTTTTATGGCATTGACACATCAACAACTGATGAATTAATTGCCGCCAATTTATCGATTGAAGAAATGAGAGAGATGATGGGTGCTGATACGCTGTCATTTTTAAGTATAGAAGGATTAAAGAACGGTATTGGGCGCTCTGATCTAGATCCTAACCATGGACAATGTTTAGCCTGTTTTACAGGAAGTTACCCGACTGAAATCTATCCAGACACACTTCACCCACATGCGAAAGTTTAAGATTGGACGGAAAAAATAATTGATGAGGGGGATTTAGAATGTCGGATGCGTATAAACAAGCCGGTGTTGATATTGAAGCAGGCTATGAATCAGTAGAGCGGATCAAGAAGCATGTCAACAAAACAATGCGACCAGAGGTAATGGGAGGACTTGGAGCATTTGGGGGAATGTTCGACCTTTCGAACTTTCAGCTTAATGAGCCCGTTTTAATTTCGGGGACGGACGGTGTCGGAACGAAGCTGATGTTAGCTTTTATGCTTGATAAGCATGATACAATTGGCATTGATGCTGTTGCAATGTGTGTGAATGATATCGTTGTTCAAGGAGCAGAGCCTTTATATATGCTTGATTATATTGCCTGTGGAAAGTCTGTGCCTGAGCGAATTGAAGCGATCGTTAAAGGAATTGCCAATGGCTGTGAGCAAGCGGGATGTGCTCTTGTTGGTGGAGAAACAGCTGAAATGCCTGGGATGTATGAGGAAGATGAGTATGACCTTGCTGGTTTTGCTGTTGGGATTGCTGAGAAATCCAAGCTGATTACTGGTGAAAAAATAAGCGACGGTGACGTCATTATTGGTCTTGCTTCAAATGGACTCCATAGTAATGGTTTTTCACTTGTTCGCAAAGTATTACTTGATGACCATAATCTTGATCTAACAAAAACGTATGATGGCTTTGATCGAACACTGGGAGAAGAGTTGTTAGAGCCGACACGTATCTATGTTAAACCGCTATTAGAGCTGATAAAACACCATCAAATCAAAGGTATATCTCATATTACCGGCGGTGGTTTTTATGAAAATATCCCGCGGATGTTGCCAGAAGGAATGGGCGCTACCATTGAGCCTGGTTCATGGACCGTTCCTACGATCTTCTCATTTATTGAGGAAAAAGGGAATATAGCAAAGGGAGATCTATTTTCGACGTTTAACATGGGCATTGGGATGGCGCTTGTCGTAGCTGAAGAAGATGCTGAAGTAGTCCTATCAGAACTAGAAAAATCAGGTGAACAGGCGTTTCGCATCGGACGAACGAAAGCGGGCGATGGTGTGACGATCGGGGGCATTGATCACGTATGAAAAAGATAGCAGTATTTGCTTCAGGGACGGGATCAAACTTCAGTGCGATCATTGACGCGGTGCATGCAGGGCAACTAGCCGTTGATGTCAAAGTTCTCATCTGTGATCGCCCTCATGCAAAAGTCATTGAGAAAGCAAAAGCGAACGGAATCCCGACGTTTACGTTTACACCAAAGCAGTTTGAAGGGAAACAGGCGTATGAGCAGGAGATATTGCGTGAATTAAAGGCAAAAAACGTTGAGTTTATCGCATTAGCAGGCTATATGAGGCTGGTTGGCGAAACGCTATTAAAAGCTTATGAAGGTAAAATTGTGAACATTCATCCTTCATTGTTACCTGCTTTTCCAGGGAAGGATGCGATTGGTCAAGCATTTCAAGCCAGAGTGAAAGTGACAGGTGTGACGATTCACTTTGTTGATGAAGGGATGGACACCGGTCCGATCATTGCACAAGAAGCAGTAAAAATAGACGAGCAAGATAAGATTGAGGACGTAACGAAGAAAATTCAAACAGTTGAGCACCAATTATATCCAAAAGTATTAAAAGAGTTGCTTGAGGATAAACGTCTAATCAACCAGGTTTGAACTGAAGGGAGAAACAAGAAATGACGATCAAACGAGCATTAATAAGTGTATCCAATAAAGAAGGCATTGTGGAGTTTGCCAAACAATTAGCAGATGCGGGTGTTGAGATTGTTTCCACAGGCGGTACGAAAAATGCGATTGCAGACGCAGGTGTTCCAGTCATTGGTATTTCAGAAGTGACCGGATTTCCAGAAATTTTAGATGGGCGAGTAAAAACATTACACCCGAAAATTCATGGTGGGTTACTTGCGATGCGCGAGTCAAATGATCACCTACAGCAGTTAGAAGACCATGAAATCACTCCAATTGACCTTGTTGTTGTGAATTTGTATCCATTTCAGCAGACGATTGCTAAGCCAGATGTAACATTTGCCGATGCGATTGAAAATATTGATATTGGTGGACCGAGTATGTTACGAGCTGCTGCTAAAAATCATAAACATGTGACAGTCATTGTAGATCCCGCTGATTATTCGACTGTGTTATCAGAAGTTAAAGAAAGCGGTGCTGTTGAAGGGGAAACACGACGTAAACTTGCGGCTAAAGTATTCCGTCATACAGCAGCATACGATGCTGTAATTTCTGAGTATTTAACAAAAGAGGTTGGCGAGGAAAGTCCTGAATCTTTGACGGTTACATATGAGAAGAAACAGGACCTTCGATACGGAGAAAACCCACATCAAAAGGCGACGTTCTATAGTAAACCATTAGTAGAGGAAAATTCTATTGCTAATGCCGAGCAGCTCCATGGAAAAGCGTTGTCTTATAATAACATCAATGATGCTGATGCCGCACTAGCGATTGTAAAAGAATTTGAAGAGCCAGCCGTAGTTGCTGTCAAACATATGAACCCATGTGGGGTAGGTATTGGTGACTCCATTGAGGCTGCTTACGATAAGGCATATGAAGCAGATCCGGTTTCGATTTTCGGAGGTATTATCGCGGCAAACCGTGAAATAGATCGTGATACGGCTTTGAAAATGAAAGAAATCTTCCTAGAAATTATTATTGCTCCTTCGTTTACAGATGAAGCTCTAGAAGTTCTGACAACGAAGAAGAACCTCCGTCTTCTTACAGTTGGTGTAAATCAAGCGGAAGAAGCGGAGAAGAAGGTAACATCGATTCATGGTGGTGCCCTCGTCCAAGAAGAAGATGTCTATGGACTTGCCGATGCAGAGCTTTCAGTACCAACCAAGCGGGAGCCTACGCCAGAAGAGTGGAAGGCATTAAAGCTTGCTTGGAAGGTTGTCAAACATGTGAAATCGAATGCGATCGTGTTGGCAAAAGACGATATGACGATAGGTGTCGGTGCTGGACAAATGAACCGTGTTGGTGCAGCTAAAATTGCTATTGAGCAAGCAGGAGAGCAAGGGGCTGGTGCAGTTATGGGCTCAGATGCCTTTTTCCCGATGAACGATACGGTAACTGAAGCTGGTAAGGCTGGTGTGACTGCGATTATCCAGCCAGGAGGCTCCATTCGCGACCAAGAATCAATAGATAAGGCAGATGAGCTTGGGATCGCGATGGTATGTACTGGAGTTCGTCATTTCAAACATTAAAAAATAAAAAGGACCTTTATACGTAAAGGTGTCAAAGTGGGAGAGGATTTTCGTGAAAGTTCTTGTCATTGGCGCTGGCGGCCGTGAGCATACAATCGCTTGGAAAGTCGCGCAAAGCGAAAAAGTTACACAAGTCTATGTAGCCCCTGGTAATGATGGCATGAGCGATGTTGCCACTGTCGTTGACATTGCCGAAGATGACCATCAGCAGTTACTTTCATTTGCAAAAGAGGAGAACGTAGATGTAACAATTGTAGGGCCTGAAGTTCCTTTACTGGCAGGGGTTGTTGATCTTTTTGAAGAGGCTGGGTTGCGTGTATTTGGCCCTACAAAAGCTGCCGCATTAATTGAAGGTAGTAAATCATTTGCAAAAGAAATGATGGTGAAATACAAGATCCCAACTGGGTATTATGAAACATTTTCGTCTTATGATAAAGCTAAAGCTTATGTTGAAGAAAAAGGAGCTCCTATTGTCATTAAAGCTGACGGACTAGCCGCTGGTAAGGGTGTTGTCGTTGCGATGACAAAAGAAGAGGCTATTTCTAGCTTGTACGAGATGTTAGAGGAAGGGCAATTCGGTGAGTCTAGTGCAACGGTTGTAATTGAAGAGTATTTAGAAGGCGAGGAGCTTTCCTTAATGGCTTTTGTTCATGGGACTACGGTTGTACCTATGGTTGGTGCTCAAGACCATAAGCGCGCTTTTGACAACGACGAAGGGCCGAATACAGGTGGTATGGGTGCATACTCACCCGTTCCGCAATTTGACCAAAAAGACTTAGATGAAGCCATGGAGACCATCTTACAACCAATGGCTGAAGCGCTTGTGAAAGAAGATAGAAAATTTACTGGTATTCTCTATGCCGGATTAATGATGACATCTGCTGGCCCGAAGGTGATTGAATTTAACGCACGATTTGGTGACCCGGAAACACAAGTCGTTTTACCACGTTTAGAAACGGATCTAGTTGATGTTATTCTTCGTTTGCTAGATGGAGAGAAACCAGAATTAACTTGGACTGATGAGGCTGTTGTTGGGGTTGTCTTAGCGGCTAAAGGATATCCGAAGTCTTATGAAAAAGGAAAAGTTATTGCAGGATTGGATCAGTTAAGTGAAGATGCACTTGTTTACCATGCAGGAACGAAAGTTGACAACGGTGAATTCGTAACCAATGGTGGGCGTGTACTTTTAGTCGCGGGTAAGGCAGCGGGATTAAAGGAAGCGCAACAAGTGGTTTATGAAGATGTTAAAAAGGTCAATTGCACAGATCTTTTTTATCGTAAAGATATAGGAGAAAAAGCGATAGCGAACGAGCGAGTATCTTTGTAGAGAAAAGATACTCATGTTCAAAGGCTTAACTGAATAATCTATAGAAATAAACCTTATAAGATGAAAAAGTCTTATAAGGTTTATTTTTTAATTAGTTATAATGATTAGGGAGATAGGTATGCTGTTGTTGGTTGTTTTGATTATTTTTTAGATTTGAATAGCCTTCTTCAGCTAATTCTGTTAACGGACAAAAACGGGTAATTCCCTCAGCGACTTTCATCGCGCCAAGTGCAACGCAGAGGAGGACGCTTGTATCGCTGCGATTGTTAAATGTTGAACTGTTACGAACAAGCTTAGCAGTTGCCCATGCTAAAATAGTGAACCCAGCAGTGATTCGAACCATAGCATTTACGATTCCGATATTCGGTTTCATAGCAAAACGACACCTTTCAACTAAAGATTTCAAATTTTTTAACATTTGTTACAGAAACTTTAATGTGTTAAATAGCAAAAATATGGTAGGATAGTAGAAACACTAAAAAATATACAAGTAGTAAAGATAGAAAATGTTTAAGAAATGGGTGATAGGCGATGACAGAACGAATTTACCGTTGGACAAAGAAGCATTTACGAGAACAGTTAGCGGTTGTTCGTGGTGATATGTCACCAACAATCGTTTTAGAGAACGCAACATACTTAAATAGTGTGCGTAGACAATGGTTTACAGCAAATATTTGGATTTATAAGGATCGAATTGTATACGTTGGTGATGCGTTTCCGGATCGTGTAGAGAACACTGAGGTTGTTGATTGCAGTGAACACTACATTGTACCTGGATATATTGAACACCATGCTCACCCGTTTCAATTATATAATCCCCACTCGCTTGCGAAATATGCAGCATTACGAGGAACGACAACATTAATTAATGATAATATGATGTTCTTTTTACATTTGGATAAAAAGAAAGCGCTTTCCGCAGTTGAGAAATTAGATGAGCTCCCGACATCGATGTATTGGTGGTGTCGTTATGATGCGCAAACCGAGTTAGAGGAAGAGGAAGAGTTGTTTTCAAATTCTAAAATGAAAGCATGGTTAGAGCATCATCTGGTGATTCAAGGGGGAGAGTTAACATCTTGGCCTAAAGTATTGAGCGGTGATGATTCAATCTTACATTGGATGCAAGAGACGACTCGTTTGCGTAAACCGATTGAAGGTCACTTACCGGGAGCTAGTGAAAAAACGCTCTCACAGATGGCGTTGTTAGGGGTGACATGTGACCATGAGGCAATAAATGGTAAAGAAGCCTTAATGCGTTTGAACTTAGGTTATACAACATCTTTACGTTATTCTTCAATTCGTCCTGATTTGCCAAAAATGTTAGAGGAATTACAAGAGTTAGGCGTTGATGATTATAGTCGCGTCCTATTTACCACAGATGGATCAACGCCAGCTTTCTATGAACAAGGTGTTATTGATAAGTTGATCAAAATTGCAATTGATAAAGGAGTTCCAATTGTTGATGCGTATGCGATGGGGACGTATAATGTCGCTAGGTATTATAACATCGACCATAAGCTGGGCATGATAGCACCAGGGCGAATGGCGCATCTAAACTTCTTAACTAAAAAGGAAGATCCCGTACCGACCTCAGTGTTGGCTAAAGGACAATGGATCCGTTATCAAGGTGAAGACTGTTACCCAGAGTCGACGTTTCCGTGGGAAGACTATGGTGTTAAGCCGTTAGACATTGACTGGGAATTAACGGACGATGATTTGCATTTTTCAATGCCGTTAGGAATAGAATTGTCTAACGCCGTCATACTCAAACCTTATCAAGTCTCAAGAGAAGTTACCGTTGATTCCTTATCATATGATCATGATGAATGTTTTTTTGTTTTAATTGACCGTAATGGAAAATGGATGATTAATACGGTGATCAAAGGATTTGCTAGCCGGTTATCAGGGTTTGCAAGCTCATTTTCAAACACTGGTGATATTGTCTTGATTGGAAAAAATAAAAAGGACATGGTCGTTGCATTCAATGCTTTAAAGAAAGCTGGCGGTGGGATGTTCATTGTTGAAGATGAACAAGTGGTCAGTCAGATTGAACTTCCTTTGTTTGGGATGTTGTCAAATAAGCCAATGCCAGAGCTTATCGCAGAACACAAAGAGTTTGTTGATTTATTACGCGCTAGAGGGTATGAGCATCAGGACCCTGTCTATACGCTTCTCTTCTTTTCATCCACACATTTGCCGTATATTCGGGTGACACAACGTGGAATCTATGATGTTCATAAGAAAACAGTACTCTTTCCTTCGATTATGCGTTAAACTATAAAAGGATATACTGATGTATAATAATTTGGCATGTTGAGGTAGGGTTTAGTATGAAACGATTATTTTTAGTACTCATGGCGAGTTCTCTAGTCTTATTTGCTTGTGGCTCGAGTGAGGATGTGACGACTGAAGAAGAAGGTCGCGATGAAATCGATGTGATCAATGAAAGTGAACCAGAGGATGAGGAGACCATTGATGAGGTGACATTTGATTATGTCAGTCCATTAACAGGTGAAGGTACAGATGACTCGGTTCGCCATCGGGCCATTGCTGTGATGATTAATAATGCCCCACAAGCGAGGCCACAGTCAGGAGTACACCAAGCAGATCTTGTTTATGAGGTGTTGGCCGAAGGGGCTGTGACGCGTCTGTTAGCTATGTTCCACAGTGAACAGCCAGATGTCATTGGTCCTGTCCGTAGTGCGAGAGGGTATTATATTGATTTAGCAAATGGGTATGACTCATTATATGTTACGCATGGCTGGAGTCCCGAGGCTCAACAAATGTTAGAAAGACAAGGGAAAGCTGATTTCCTGAGTGGTCTTTATCATGATGGAACACTTTTCGAGCGATCATCAGAACGTGTTGCACCACATAACTCCTACATTTCATATGACGATATGGTTCGTGGGTTAGAAGATAAAGGGTACCAATTGGAGCGACATATCGAACCATTATTATTTTATGAAGGTGAGCCGGAGATTGGCGGTGTGAAGGCTGAAGATGTTACGGTTAGCTACCTAGATAGGTATTATGTAACCTATAGGTACGATGAGGACGAGCAAGTTTACCACCGCTTTAATGGTGATGACCAATCCGTTGATCATGAAACGGGTGATCCGGTAGCATTGGAAAATGTCCTTATTGTTGAAATGAGTCATCGCATAGTTGATGATGTCGGTCGCCGAAGCATTAATCTTACTTCTGGAGGGAAGGGCGTGCTCTTACAGCAAGGCAGAGCTCAGCAGATCGATTGGGTCAACGAGGGTGGACGTATTTTGCCTGTTTCTGATGGAGAAACGGTTCCATTCTTGCCGGGGCAAACATGGATTAATATCGTGCCCGACTCGCCAGGGATTGAAGAAGGTGTCATAATAACGGATTTTAGTAATGAGGAAGGTGTGGTTGAAAGTGCAAATCGATAAATTGCGAGGCAAAGAATTAGACCAGTTGTTTAACGCGATTTTGTCATTAGAAGATTTGGAAGAGTGTTACCAGTTCTTTGATGATCTCTGCACAATTAATGAAATTCAATCGTTGGCACAACGGTTAGAAGTGGCTCGAATGCTACGGAATGGCTTTACGTATCATAAAATTGAAACGGAAACAGGTGCAAGTACAGCAACAATTTCACGAGTAAAGCGGTGCTTAAATTATGGTAATGATGGTTATAAAATGACATTAGAACGGGTAAGCGAAAAGGAAGAGACAGCCGAATAGTAGTACGAACGTAAGGAAAACAATCACAACTGCTGATGATGCGAGCGTGGTTGTTTTTATTTTTTTCGTACCTGTTTAGATAACGTCCTGTTTTTTGTTATAATCATCAAATGAAGTAATAGTAGAGGAAATTGATTGTAAATTTACATAGAGATAGGGGAGCCATTTTCATGCTTAATTATCTAGAATGGACACATGTCTTTAAGCTTGATCCAAATAAAGAAATTAGCGATGCTGACTTAGAAAAAATTTGTGAGTCAGGTACAGACGGAATTATTGTTGGTGGTAGCGATGGGGTTACACTCGATAATACGTTACAATTATTAGCGCGTGTGAGAAGGTATCCGGTCGCTTGTGCCTTAGAGGTGTCAAC
This genomic interval carries:
- the purQ gene encoding phosphoribosylformylglycinamidine synthase subunit PurQ; this translates as MKFAVIVFPGSNCDADMFHAIKDELGEEVEYVWHTEDNLDRFDGILLPGGFSYGDYLRSGAIARFARIMEAVKQAAEAGKPVLGVCNGFQVLLEAGLLPGAMKRNENLKFICRQVELIVENNETIFTTGYENHEVITIPVAHGDGNYYCDDETLQHLLDNKQIVFRYKDNINGSRDRIAGVCNENGNVLGMMPHPERAVDELLGSADGLQLFKSILRNWRETHVLTP
- the purL gene encoding phosphoribosylformylglycinamidine synthase subunit PurL, translating into MSLHREPTPEMIKEQRLYTEMGLSDKEFEMVENILGRRPNYTETGLFSVMWSEHCSYKNSKVVLKKFPVDGEKVLQGPGEGAGIIDIGDEQAVVFKIESHNHPSAIEPYQGAATGVGGILRDVFSMGARPISLLNSLRFGELDSPKVKYLFEEVVAGIAGYGNCIGVPTVGGEVQFDPCYEGNPLVNAMCVGLIDHKDIQKGLAKGVGNTVMYVGASTGRDGIHGATFASEELSENSDEKRPAVQVGDPFMEKLLLEACLELIQSDALVGIQDMGAAGLTSSSAEMASKAGSGIEMDLDKVPQREKGMTPYEMMLSESQERMLIVVKKGREQEIKDIFDRWGLLSTEVGRVTDDQRLRLYHNGEIVADVPVDSLAEDAPVYHQPSSMPTYYEEFQKQDDFIPAISDVKESFLNLLAQPTVASKEWVYDQYDYMVQTNTVVSPGSDAAVVRVRGTRKALAMTTDCNSRYIYLDPEVGGKIAIAEAARNIVCSGGQPLGVTDCLNYGSPENPEIFWQIEKSTDGMSEACHTLSTPVIGGNVSLYNETNGVAVYPTPVIGMVGLIEDLDHITKQSFKEAGDLIYLIGETKAEFGGSELQKLVNSEISGKAPSIDLEDEQAKQAQLLAAIRAGVVESAHDVAEGGLSIALAESIIDGEVGAEVTIDGEVVTDLFAESQSRFIVSVKPENQATFEELVDAKVIGRVVSEPSLTVTHENGTNVLQASTEEIQAAWKGAIPCLLKSKA
- the purF gene encoding amidophosphoribosyltransferase, whose translation is MLTEIKGLNEECGVFAVWGHKDAAQITYYGLHSLQHRGQEGAGIVVTDGEELSIHKGLGLVTEAFSQGELDTLHGKAAIGHVRYATAGGGGLVNCQPLLFQSQTDGLAVAHNGNLVNANALKHQLEGQGSIFQSTSDTEVVAHLIKRSAYQRTEDKLKNALSMIKGAYAFAVLTENKLMIALDPNGLRPLSIGRIGEAYVVASETCAFDVVGATYERDVQPGELLVIDDEGMRSEMFSTSTSRAICSMEYIYFARPDSNIDDINVHTARKNLGKQLAMEYPVEADVVTGVPDSSISAAIGYAEQAGIPYELGLIKNRYVGRTFIKPSQELREQGVKMKLSAVRGVVEGKRVVIIDDSIVRGTTSRRIVKMLREAGATEVHVRISSPPITNPCFYGIDTSTTDELIAANLSIEEMREMMGADTLSFLSIEGLKNGIGRSDLDPNHGQCLACFTGSYPTEIYPDTLHPHAKV
- the purM gene encoding phosphoribosylformylglycinamidine cyclo-ligase translates to MSDAYKQAGVDIEAGYESVERIKKHVNKTMRPEVMGGLGAFGGMFDLSNFQLNEPVLISGTDGVGTKLMLAFMLDKHDTIGIDAVAMCVNDIVVQGAEPLYMLDYIACGKSVPERIEAIVKGIANGCEQAGCALVGGETAEMPGMYEEDEYDLAGFAVGIAEKSKLITGEKISDGDVIIGLASNGLHSNGFSLVRKVLLDDHNLDLTKTYDGFDRTLGEELLEPTRIYVKPLLELIKHHQIKGISHITGGGFYENIPRMLPEGMGATIEPGSWTVPTIFSFIEEKGNIAKGDLFSTFNMGIGMALVVAEEDAEVVLSELEKSGEQAFRIGRTKAGDGVTIGGIDHV
- the purN gene encoding phosphoribosylglycinamide formyltransferase, with product MKKIAVFASGTGSNFSAIIDAVHAGQLAVDVKVLICDRPHAKVIEKAKANGIPTFTFTPKQFEGKQAYEQEILRELKAKNVEFIALAGYMRLVGETLLKAYEGKIVNIHPSLLPAFPGKDAIGQAFQARVKVTGVTIHFVDEGMDTGPIIAQEAVKIDEQDKIEDVTKKIQTVEHQLYPKVLKELLEDKRLINQV
- the purH gene encoding bifunctional phosphoribosylaminoimidazolecarboxamide formyltransferase/IMP cyclohydrolase, whose amino-acid sequence is MTIKRALISVSNKEGIVEFAKQLADAGVEIVSTGGTKNAIADAGVPVIGISEVTGFPEILDGRVKTLHPKIHGGLLAMRESNDHLQQLEDHEITPIDLVVVNLYPFQQTIAKPDVTFADAIENIDIGGPSMLRAAAKNHKHVTVIVDPADYSTVLSEVKESGAVEGETRRKLAAKVFRHTAAYDAVISEYLTKEVGEESPESLTVTYEKKQDLRYGENPHQKATFYSKPLVEENSIANAEQLHGKALSYNNINDADAALAIVKEFEEPAVVAVKHMNPCGVGIGDSIEAAYDKAYEADPVSIFGGIIAANREIDRDTALKMKEIFLEIIIAPSFTDEALEVLTTKKNLRLLTVGVNQAEEAEKKVTSIHGGALVQEEDVYGLADAELSVPTKREPTPEEWKALKLAWKVVKHVKSNAIVLAKDDMTIGVGAGQMNRVGAAKIAIEQAGEQGAGAVMGSDAFFPMNDTVTEAGKAGVTAIIQPGGSIRDQESIDKADELGIAMVCTGVRHFKH